One window of Campylobacter avium LMG 24591 genomic DNA carries:
- the hemL gene encoding glutamate-1-semialdehyde 2,1-aminomutase, protein MQNSKKAFKEALKYIPGGVNSPVRAFKSVGTNPLFIDSGKGAYIKDIDGNSYIDYVQSWGPLLFGHCDEDIMKACKKALKKGSSFGAPTLLETKLAKAILKEFKHIDKIRFVSSGTEATMSAIRLARGYTKRDKILKFDGCYHGHSDSLLVSAGSGAATFNTPSSLGVLEDVAKNTLVATYNDIKSVEALFDKHKDIACVIIEPIAGNMGLVPAKQEFLEKLQALCKKNGTVLIFDEVMSGFRASFHGSFGINGIEADIITFGKVIGGGLPAAAFGAKDEIMSILSPLGGVYQAGTLSGNPLAMAAGLASIKKAKKDKNLYKNLGKLAYRLSSGLKEAANAANIALQTCCVGSMFGFFFNENEVNNYQDARKSNLQHFASFHKAMLKRGIYLACSQFEVGFICAKMNEKMIDTTINAAFESMKEL, encoded by the coding sequence GTAAAAAAGCCTTCAAAGAGGCTCTAAAATACATACCCGGCGGCGTAAATTCCCCCGTAAGAGCTTTTAAATCAGTTGGTACAAATCCGCTTTTTATAGATAGTGGCAAAGGTGCTTACATCAAGGATATAGACGGAAATTCATACATAGACTATGTGCAAAGCTGGGGGCCCCTGCTCTTTGGGCACTGCGATGAGGATATAATGAAAGCTTGCAAAAAGGCTTTAAAAAAGGGTTCAAGCTTTGGTGCTCCAACGCTTTTAGAAACAAAACTCGCAAAAGCTATCTTAAAAGAATTTAAGCATATAGATAAAATTCGCTTTGTAAGTTCAGGTACAGAAGCTACGATGTCTGCCATAAGGCTTGCTAGGGGTTACACAAAAAGGGATAAAATTTTAAAATTTGACGGCTGTTATCATGGGCATTCTGATTCTTTATTAGTGAGTGCTGGAAGCGGTGCTGCTACCTTTAACACACCTTCATCTTTAGGTGTTTTAGAAGATGTGGCTAAAAATACCCTAGTGGCTACATACAACGACATCAAAAGCGTAGAAGCTCTTTTTGACAAGCATAAAGACATAGCCTGCGTGATAATAGAACCAATCGCTGGTAACATGGGCTTAGTGCCTGCCAAGCAAGAATTCTTAGAAAAATTACAAGCACTTTGCAAGAAAAATGGCACTGTGCTAATCTTTGATGAAGTTATGAGCGGCTTTAGAGCCTCTTTTCATGGCTCTTTTGGCATAAATGGCATAGAAGCTGACATCATCACCTTTGGTAAGGTTATAGGAGGCGGCTTGCCAGCTGCTGCTTTCGGAGCAAAGGACGAGATAATGTCCATTTTAAGCCCTTTAGGCGGAGTTTATCAAGCAGGAACTCTAAGTGGAAATCCTTTGGCCATGGCGGCCGGACTTGCTAGCATAAAAAAGGCAAAAAAAGATAAAAATCTTTACAAAAATTTAGGCAAGCTAGCTTACAGGCTAAGCTCAGGCCTAAAAGAAGCGGCCAATGCTGCTAACATTGCGTTACAAACTTGCTGTGTTGGTTCTATGTTTGGCTTTTTCTTTAACGAAAATGAGGTAAATAACTACCAAGACGCCAGAAAATCAAATTTACAGCATTTTGCCTCCTTTCATAAGGCCATGCTAAAAAGGGGAATTTATCTTGCTTGTTCGCAGTTTGAAGTGGGCTTTATCTGTGCTAAGATGAATGAAAAGATGATAGATACAACCATAAACGCAGCCTTTGAAAGCATGAAAGAGCTATGA
- a CDS encoding AtpZ/AtpI family protein has product MSKKQKIIKKSIEAADGLSLGISIVVAVLIGIGIGYGLKELTGSLTLFFFGVFIGVAAAILNVFKAYKAQVKAYDEFKDDSIK; this is encoded by the coding sequence ATGAGTAAAAAGCAAAAAATCATAAAAAAAAGCATAGAAGCAGCGGACGGGCTTTCGCTTGGAATTTCCATAGTGGTGGCGGTTTTAATAGGCATTGGCATAGGATACGGCCTAAAAGAACTCACAGGCTCACTAACGCTTTTTTTCTTTGGAGTTTTTATAGGCGTTGCAGCTGCTATATTAAATGTATTTAAGGCCTACAAGGCACAGGTTAAAGCTTATGATGAATTTAAAGATGATAGTATAAAGTAG